The following coding sequences are from one Nitrospirota bacterium window:
- a CDS encoding tetratricopeptide repeat protein: MNEDNMAGSEGNDAEDISGSNAAEGNLLQEEQTGEGAARGGRNLWKYIVILVLVLAAGIPGAYYAYKYFERSDPAYYTQHMTMGFENFRVGRYDAAVEEFKNASKANPESFDANYGLALASLRMKKPEEAVAYFEKALKISPDRQDARYSLGVTYQKLGRMERALAEYHKVAELNPRAFQVYNNAGIIYTQMGNYQRAVQAFEVAIKIKPDYFQTYFNLGKAYESQGKPALAAKQYQYVIKQTSKKPETANIAKAAEERLAALNVAKGK; the protein is encoded by the coding sequence ATGAATGAGGACAACATGGCAGGCAGCGAAGGGAACGATGCAGAAGATATCTCAGGAAGCAATGCAGCGGAGGGTAATCTGTTACAGGAGGAGCAGACTGGCGAAGGAGCGGCTCGAGGGGGGCGGAATCTATGGAAATACATAGTAATCCTTGTTCTCGTGCTGGCGGCCGGAATCCCGGGCGCCTATTATGCCTATAAATACTTCGAGAGGTCTGATCCTGCTTATTATACGCAGCACATGACGATGGGATTTGAGAACTTCAGGGTGGGGCGTTATGACGCGGCTGTCGAAGAGTTCAAAAATGCCTCAAAGGCCAATCCGGAGAGTTTTGATGCTAACTATGGTTTGGCCCTTGCATCTCTAAGGATGAAAAAACCGGAAGAGGCAGTTGCATACTTTGAAAAGGCGCTCAAGATCTCCCCGGACCGCCAGGATGCCAGATATTCACTTGGAGTTACTTATCAAAAACTCGGCAGGATGGAGCGTGCCCTGGCGGAATATCATAAAGTGGCGGAACTCAATCCCAGGGCCTTTCAGGTCTATAATAATGCAGGGATTATCTACACTCAGATGGGGAATTATCAGCGGGCGGTACAGGCCTTTGAGGTCGCTATAAAGATAAAACCTGATTACTTTCAGACCTATTTTAATCTTGGCAAGGCCTATGAGTCTCAGGGAAAACCGGCCCTGGCTGCCAAGCAATATCAGTATGTAATAAAACAAACATCTAAGAAGCCGGAGACAGCCAACATTGCGAAAGCCGCAGAAGAGCGGCTGGCTGCTTTGAATGTTGCTAAAGGTAAATAG